TGGAATACattatgtgtatattttttgtctTGCTCTTAGTTTtagtttatttattcatttaaaaTTTTCGCTAGTtcgcaaaaaaaataaaataataattcttttATTAACAATTACAACTATTTTCCAtaactataaataattatgacgAACTGGGTAttttataacaataatagtaataataattattatgcttaaattattttttccaataTTATCTTTTACATTTATTAACACGATCTATTGCCATTTGTTTGGCCGTTTCAAATCCGTGATATTCAGCTGAAAAGGATTTACACACGGGAAATTTATTTGATCGATATAAGGCAATCCAACAATTAGTTACAACGTCGTAATAAACTCCtgaatgttttaaaaaaatataaatatgagtGTATAcctacatacatatatataactgcATCGTGATGAATATTCCATATATGTgaatacttttttttttttttttttttttaaatagctATATTTGACTACCTTCTACCCCTGATTCATGTTTCGGTTTGGGGTTTATACGATTTTGTgactaaaattaaaaaaaaggaataaatttcgttattatatttaattttcccaaaaaataaaaagacaacaaaattttaattcaaaatgaaaaataaaacaaatatattattctctttttataagcaaagaaatataataagTCTTTACTTGTAGCGTctcataaaatttaaatgctTCCTTTTTGGCCGCTTCtattccatattttttaattggaAATGGTTTGGCAtttaatttgttattttcaaACCAAAATACTTCCCATTGCTCATTTAAATCTTCATACTTTATGTTTTCATTAGTTGAATCAAAGTagctttttttaattgtcaCTTCTTTTGGACGAAGAAGATGAACAGGATGAAACCTGATTTGAAATTGCAGagttacaaaaataaatatgtatatatttttaaatgtttataAGTGGAAATTTGGTTACActctataaataatatatacatataatgttAAGCGACGATAAATTAAGCATGATTATATAGAAtggtataatattttcttaaattatttttctctATTTATTAGCACATAATTTAAATTGTCTATTATTATGCTTATCTTTCATTTGCTTATATGCACATATTtaacataaaataattaatcgtattaaataataaccTATTTTCTGGGTCCGAGCGAAATTTATTTCCTATTCCCCATTTAAAAACATGTTGAATGGAATTTGTTTCCCTTTTTATTTCTTCGCTTAATGCGGTGTTTTCAGCATTATCATTATTCTTTTCATTTTGCTCACACACcgctatattttttttattaaaatttattaaaaatgttgaaCTTTTTCGATTTTTACATATTGGACTGGTATGAAAATTATTCTtccaaaataaacaaaaaaaatgtttatcgAGGAATTCGCtttttaaagaaaatattgaattacatttattcataattttaacaaatgtttataatataataaatatattcacataaaaaatatacgaataataaaaaaaaatatatatgttatgcCTTATAGGCAATGTAATATATCAGTAAAGTCAATAGATAtttgcatattatatattcacaTATGAATAgttctttacattttttagtAAATTTTTTGGCCTTATAAAAATAGCATCCTccattataacatttatgcTAGATTATTATACACAAGCCGTTAAAATACcaaaaaaatacacatatatatttatttcttttataagATTATATTAGTTTaatcttttaaatataattttcatatttatatattcctttATTTTCTCATAATAGATAAGAGTAAATGTTTTTCAATGTGTTAAATTACTTATGATATTAGGAAAcaattgttcattttttaatcgAATTTTAATAtcctttattataaaatttattataatgagaaaattatatgtaaaatatacgttaaaatgtttaaatattaaaagtttccaacatatattatatacgcATACCCTACCTACATTGTATTCCCTGCACATAATATccctttttaatataataaatagatCTTTTCTACTAATAAGTGAattttcgattttttatttccctttaaatataaaaattttataaaattaatggaACATACtcgaaatatatatatatttttaataatatgattATTATATTGAAATAATTACATCTACAAGAATAAAAGGTTTcctttttttcaatataatgttcatatatatcaaatttataaaaatggtacctactatattaataataagcTCATAATTTTTGGGgtgttattataaaaaaagataaattttCTAAAGcactataaataaaataatatataaatattatggatttgttatttttggggagtttctatatttatttctgctaattttatatgatcactttttatatatgcataaataatAGTCAATAGAAGCATATGCCCATTAAGGCataaaaaaactaaaaatatttatcgaTGTTTTGTAGATccttttatcattttttggtatatatataacccCAATAAgcaatttatatttataagataACATTGTCAAATAACCGGAAACCTTTTTAATTATGATGCACAAATTTTCTAGCACCATGCATTAAAGtgtatgttatttttttattttttta
Above is a window of Plasmodium yoelii strain 17X genome assembly, chromosome: 9 DNA encoding:
- a CDS encoding AP2 domain transcription factor, putative, producing MNKCNSIFSLKSEFLDKHFFCLFWKNNFHTSPICKNRKSSTFLINFNKKNIAVCEQNEKNNDNAENTALSEEIKRETNSIQHVFKWGIGNKFRSDPENRFHPVHLLRPKEVTIKKSYFDSTNENIKYEDLNEQWEVFWFENNKLNAKPFPIKKYGIEAAKKEAFKFYETLQSQNRINPKPKHESGVEGVYYDVVTNCWIALYRSNKFPVCKSFSAEYHGFETAKQMAIDRVNKCKR